The following is a genomic window from Triplophysa rosa linkage group LG11, Trosa_1v2, whole genome shotgun sequence.
CGGAAAGCCGCTGGAAAAGTGAAGAGGACGGAAGCTTCTTTCAGCGACGGCTCGACAGGTTATTCATTTACGTTTGTAGATGCACAAATGAGTACCTGTATGGAGCTTTAGATAACTACTGCACTGCATGTATGCTTTACAGACACTGGACATCGTCCTGCAATTGACAATGTGTTTGGCAAGGAATGGTGCTTGGACTTATGGAGACACGAGGAGGAGTCAAATGTTGATCAAAGTGAAGACACAGATCTGAGCTCGTCGGTCAATACAGTAGAGGCGGGTTTCACATACAGATCTGCTCTTGACGTACGTGTATCTCTGCATAACacattgtttatgtatttgttttgttttgcaattTTAGCCAGTAAGTTTGCTGGATGAAGAATCAGACATGGTCATGATCAAAGAGGAGACATTTGATAACTGCTCTTCAGATAAAACAGAGGAAGATCAAAACAGCAGTTTGAGAGGTATGTGCAGAGCAGACAGAACAGGTATTATATCGCAAAATGCatacaaaaccacatttttacATACGATTTGTGATGTTACGTGCCACTCGAACCAAAAATGCATTCttcataaatgtgaccctggaccacaaaaccagtcataagggtcaaaTTTTTCAAGTAAATAtgccattgatgtatggtttattAGGATCGGACTTTATTTGGTTGAGATACAaaatttaaaactctggaatctgagggtgcaaaaaatcaaaatattgagaaaatctcctttaaagttgtccatcagaggcgctgtagcaggccgttgctaagaagaaacaggtttgttttaatgctctctattggctCACCGCTGaaatgatgttgtggagagtagatgaacccgaaagcagaaGTTCTAAGCTTTACGTAGATACCAAACGtgagtgggtaattctcaaagagcggacagcagcgagtgaagtttgtaggcgtgtttcaaGAAgtgttgatatatttacggtagcaagtttacaaaatatcttcatggaacatgatatttacttaatatcctaatgatttttggcataaaagaaaaatcgatcattttgaatgtattgttggctattgctacaactacccgtgctacttatgactggttttgtggtccataGTCACAAATATGTTGTCTGTTTTCTTAAACCATTACAGGTGCGATccaaaagcaaataaaacaaattctcCCAGAACTAGACTCGAGCAAACTTCAAAATGTGGTCAAGCATCTTGCTTTTGTGGTGGGTGTGGAGAAGACAGAGGATCTTTCCTTAGTGGAGGTGACTGATCTTCAGGACTTTCTGGAACCAATACAATGTCGAAAACTCGTGAAAACATTTAagcaaaaaggtaaaaaaaatccttataAATACTAATAGTAAGTAATATAAAGATGTAAACAACTTAAACAACATATTGTATGTTGGTGCAATTTGCAATTTTTAACTCTGCCTTTTGCACCATGCTAAATGGTTAGGAAATATATAACAGTTCAATTTGCAATAGTTTTTTTCTTCACGGAAGAGTTTAAACATGAACTGTTTCAAAACATTGACCTGTATCTCATTTGAATCGAAATGCAAACAAGTGCATTctaatgtcaaccttaccacaaaaaagtttttagcaaggttttcaccatactgatagcACAGATGTCTACGTTTGGTTGTTTACCCATGTAAGATCTCTCCTTAAAGTTAAAGTTTTTTAAgcgttttatgttgttttttaacttgaagcatgattttccatagtcaggtaagtgcatCAGTgtatcatcaggggtttaggaAAATACAAACAGATGGTTTAATATATCGGTAAGGTACATTGTCACCCTTTTTAATGTAAACCTGTATCTCTTTACCTCTTTCCAAGATTTTTTCCAAGAAAGCAATGAACAAAAACATACCGAGATCACACCGAGAACCGAGAAACAGAGAACGCCTACTGAGATCACGCTCACTCCATTATCATCAGTTGAATCCCTTCCTGAACAGACCTTCATCCCCTACTGTCCTTCAAATTCCATTTGGATCAGAAACTTCCAGGTTCCGTGGGACCGCATGTCTACTGATCTCGCTCATGCGACATCCACTGGAAAGAGGGCTCGACCTGGATCAAGAAGGGAGTTTGTTAGAATTGTCGTGGCAGCCATGCAAGTCCTATGCCCAAACCCGAACTTGGCGGCGTGCGGGGAAGTGGCGCGATACATTGTGTCTACGTACCCCCTGACATTTGGAGACATCTCTGAAGAAGGAGAACAATTAGGAAACGGTTACAGTTTCTTACAAAGACAACTTAAAACCAGAGTAGAGCACGTGAACAGAGACATTTTGGAACACAGGATCCGTCGACCTAGAAGCCTAACAACCAAAAGAGGCGCAAACCAGGACGACTGCGAGTTAAAAAAAGTCAGATATGTTAAAGTGGACAGCTACGGATGCATTAACTGGCAACCGCCCTCCATCCCAGAAGGGGAGACTCCGGATACTCTTGAAATGAAGAGAAAGGTTGCGGCGGAGATCTTTCAGTCCGCAGGCCCGAGAGCCGCCGAGCTGCCCAACGTTGATGACCTGATGCAACAGACTTACGTGTACCAACGACACATGATAAACTCGTGCCCTTCACCCACCATCAGCGAAATAGAGCTTCACTGGCCTTTCCTGTTCACAGAAAGAGGACTGTGCAGGCACTTCCAGACGCTGACCGGGATTGACATCAGAAGTCGGTTAGGTGAAACCTTTAATATCAAAGCCAAGAGGATTTTGAGGTACTTCTATAGTCAGAAGCTGAGGTGGAGTGAAGAGATCCAGAGTTTCTTGAGTGAGATCGAGGATGACGGCGCTGAAGCGAATAATAACAAGACTGCCATATCTGCCATCTTGTTACTGATGAAACACTTCAAGGAAAAGGAAACATTTATATTCATCTCGGCAGGTGTAAGTAAGAGATGGGTGCTATTGACGGGAGGGTCTTGAAGGGATATTTCagccaaaaatagaaattctgtcatcatttattcaccctcatgtcattcaaaaactGCATATGAGAAATTGGTGCttttgtctccatacaatggaagatTGTTATCTTTTGTTTATCAGGAAGCTTCAACCAAGATGTCCATTGAAAAGGAGATGACCCTACCAGCAACACCAAGGCTCATCATGCTTGGCAAGAGATTTTTATCAAACACAATGTGTCAAACTCTTTGCttggttatttatttacagtgacTATTTCAGGTGATAAATTACTGACGTCATCCAAGTGGTTCATCAGCATCGAGGGCAGAGTCACACATTCTATAGACAACCAGCTTGACTTCATGGCAGCGTTGTCTGTGTTCTTCAGCTGCTTctatgtttttaatatagagTACCAGGAGTCAGCCAGTACCACCCTAGAGCTCATTCAGAGGTGAgtgaacatttctttgtttttttataaatactacTTACATTTTGACACACAGTACTGTTTGGGTGGTTGGCATCTGTGGTGCATTACTGGAGTGGACTTTCATAATGTCTGCAAGACTTTATATGATGATCGGAGCACAAATAATGAGGAGACGGGTCATCAGCTTAACACTTTATTATAAGCAAAGGAACCACCATGTATCATCAAACATGTAGACAAGATGATGAATAAAGTAATTTAAACAATCAGTGTTACATAATACAGTGAATAGCAGGGGTACATTCATGTTCGATACATAAACGTGCTGGTAAATTAACAAATGATTCATGTGACAGATTAAATACATCCAAATggaataagtaagggataatgtatcacactgaaggggcttatttcgcgataacagctggctgcttgtacattatcccgcttattacatggctactatggaggactaaacctgcaaaaattataaataaatgtataaataaataaatatataaacgaataaatgtaataatatgaaaataaataaaggaatgaatggtttgataaaacaaaataattcgttttagctattattgatcttagctttaacttttcattttttaaattgattttttattttttgtgtccattttttaattattattatttttagattattttatttatcatttccttttatttttacagttatttatttatttatttatttatacgtttatttatttattatcgcatgtatttatttccacttttatttatttatttattcttgaatttattcttacttttctgtgtcttgtatgataattagatgggttggtcttgcctactattggttcagcgtagattgaagtgtttgatcgattactcttgacttgttttggactaacgtcacgtcactcactgatcgtttgcttcgtgtataacgttaagtaactatggctgGCGCACAATTacctagagagttacagcatttagccaatgaagtcgataaccatgcatcaaatgactatgtgtcattcagattagatgcacttattgatgatttattacagattgatggtgagataaatgacaaagttcttcctcagttgttagcctctttgcagcacattcaaagtctgtgcgagtcagagggtgctatggtggcgttacagttcaactggtgaaaatcataaagcacaaattgtaataaggtttaaagtgatagttataagcagcctttcggttagaaaaagcgtaaagatttaatgtaacatgatgtaacataatgtaaatgaattgagacatagtgaacttaagtcacaagttaacacggtagtaatgagcatcgttctttcactacaggggccatcaaatggaaaccattccttctaaaaagacgtggttactaaacggtactcgtaaactacattacataagagataaataacacagaggtcacaagttaagacgggcatattcccttaattcatccagctgcatattgttgtgtgacatcttgatattattgcaaagatctgCAGCAGCTAGCCTCgtgaaatagcttagtgtgattgttaccgtagtgacacgctgcctcgcttttttgcatgggtacgaatcccgtgtcaaatcgctttgtttattttttcacctcgcttcagccgttacgggcgatcataccaataatttgcaatcttaacaagaatgtcaaaatcatgtaacaagaaagtctgtgtttattagacatcttaatatcaagtcgtcttgtgctttcagaatcgacgaatctgctgaggtcgttcatgcacctctttggcagaggacctgtaaccgcaACTTGGTCACCACATTAgaaccctctgactcgcacagattttgaagaacttttgtcatttatctcgccgtcaatctgtaataaatcatcaataagtgcatctaatctgaatgacacatagtcatttgatgcatggttatcgacttcattggctaaatgctgtaactctatAGCTAAATGTGCGCCCGACATaattacttaacgttatacacgaagcaaacgatcagtgagtgacgtgacgttagtccaaaacaagtcaagagtaatcgatcaaacgcttcaatctacgctgaaccaatagtaggcaagaccaacccatctaattatcatacaagacacagaaaagtaagaataaattcaagaataaataaataaaagtggaaataaatacatgcgataataaataaatataaaaataaataaacgtataaataaataaatgtaaaaataaaaggaaaaaaaaattggaccatggtgttggagaggttgaactggaagatacagattctgttggcaggcatcttttatatacataacaagctgatttaggagtactttcttaaagtgacaggactaatctgtggtccatataggcacataaccaatctgtggagccagaattcttgctagttggtaggggatcaaatacttatttcactgactgaaatgcaaatcaatttataaactttatataacatttttttcccctgatttttttaatattctgtgtctatcagttaaaataaacccaccataaaaattatagacccttcatttgtttgtaagtaggcaaacttacaaaatcagcaggggatcaaatacttatttccctcactgtatatatgttattattatatatgttattaaaatacatatttatatttaatttgtcaaaagaAAAACTGTCAAAACAATTTGCTGCATCCAGGTTACCGTGTTATTAgctttgagaggttgttatctgggaataacgaacccgcaaatgttgcgactggccaatcagaatcaagcattccaactaGCCATGTAATAATATGGAATAACATTTGCTTCTCATTTGAGTATCCTGTTTCACATGTGTCACACTACAGAAGTAAAAattgttgtaaatatttttaaagatgattAATAATTAGAAAATGATTACACAACCACACTGTGTAAATGATTAAGCATGAGTAGCCTTTGCAAAATGAATGTATTGTCTAACAATTAAAATGCTGTTCCTTAGGTTTTTCGTAAGGATTAATCCAGAAGGCACCAAGTGTACGTCAAAATCGGGCACAAGTCGAAGGACAGGGTCATCTGTCCAAAGAAAACACCAAAACTTGAATCCTCGTGTGGCTACATTTATGCGGAGGATTGCTGAATTTGAGTCAAACTTTGGCTGATGGTACTGTATCttatgtattatattgtatGAGATGAAGGATGTCCCTTAAGTAAAAGGATTATTAATTGATCgaatattctgtttgtattgtttcagTGCGCTCTTAATCATATGCACTGACTACTGCTTACTAACAGaattaatgattatttttataattttttttacccTTGTTACCttgttttatttacactgtTCTGCTGCAATGTTGCTGGAATGTTTGTAGTACTGTTTTATTATCAGTTGTTATATTTCATTCAATAACTGTTTATTCAAGTTATTCATGCAACAATAAAAAAGGTATCAACTATCAAATCTAGTGTTTTTGTGAGTTCCAGCAGTGATGTTTTGTATCACTTTACCGATAAAATGACAATAAGCAAGTTATAGATATCCCTAGTGGGTCTTGGCATGATTATCTACAGCCAAACCACAGCCGTACTGATATACAGACATTTAAAGTACTACCATCTATGTGCTTTGTAGGATGATTACAGGTAGGATATTAATTACAGCTTgacattttgatcattttttccATTGATTGAGAGTAATCTAGGAACCAGTGCCCAGCTGGTAAGAAAAGTAGAAAGACATAACGTGACTTGTAGCAACCTCTCAGGACACCCAAGCAACCACATAACAACCAACCCTGCACATTTCGAGCATCCTAGCAATGCATTAAATAGAGAGTTCACCTCAtctactcgccctcaagttgttccaaacatgtatgcatttctttgttctgttgaacacaaaatgagatattatgaagaatgtggtaaatccaaacagttctggggcaccattgactcccaaagTAGTTTGTTTCCCACTAAGGTACTcggtagtgccccagaactgtttgattacaaacattcttccaaatatcttcttttgtgctaaAACCCCCccgcaggtttgaaacaacttgagggtgagtgaataatgacagaactatcatttttgggtgaactattccttttaagTCAGCATGAAGCAGAAGTTCCAATGGTGTTTTCTTACAAATTTTGGTGTAAATATGAGCGTAaccatatttttataaatactatgaataaaatgtgagtgtaaTGGTATCTGGGGAAATGATTGAAGTCAGTATAGTCCCGCCCCCAGCCTTAGACACACCTCATGCAGACAAGAGATGTGATCTAGCCACAACAACCAATGTGATTTACAGGGGGAAAGGAAGATTGATGATAGATTATGAAAAAGAATGACCCACaaatataaatcatttataataaacataaacaatattCCGTAAAAATAATTGTAGCCTACTTTTAATTTCATGGTGCCTTTAGGCTTAGAGCACCATAGCCACAccgccctgttgaaaaaaacagcatatgctggtttggtatgttttggtgctggtttaagatggtcatgtgctggtccttagct
Proteins encoded in this region:
- the zgc:113210 gene encoding uncharacterized protein zgc:113210 isoform X2, whose product is MTDIMNTVDFQTQLTSIMDMVAKTAVVEICKLFEENYSLLGLEITRCTNENDSLRKKCLFLETELQAARRNASKMNSTEDSFSGGLTGTGHRPTIDNVFGKEWCMNLWRHEESNFVQNEDTNLSSSVSAVEPVSLLDEESDMVMIKEETFDNCSSDKTEEDQNSSLRGAIQKQIKQILPELDSSKLQNVVKHLAFVVGVEKTEDLSLVEVTDLQDFLEPIQCRKLVKTFKQKDFFQESNEQKHTEITPRTEKQRTPTEITLTPLSSVESLPEQTFIPYCPSNSIWIRNFQVPWDRMSTDLAHATSTGKRARPGSRREFVRIVVAAMQVLCPNPNLAACGEVARYIVSTYPLTFGDISEEGEQLGNGYSFLQRQLKTRVEHVNRDILEHRIRRPRSLTTKRGANQDDCELKKVRYVKVDSYGCINWQPPSIPEGETPDTLEMKRKVAAEIFQSAGPRAAELPNVDDLMQQTYVYQRHMINSCPSPTISEIELHWPFLFTERGLCRHFQTLTGIDIRSRLGETFNIKAKRILRYFYSQKLRWSEEIQSFLSEIEDDGAEANNNKTAISAILLLMKHFKEKETFIFISAGEASTKMSIEKEMTLPATPRLIMLGDKLLTSSKWFISIEGRVTHSIDNQLDFMAALSVFFSCFYVFNIEYQESASTTLELIQRFFVRINPEGTKCTSKSGTSRRTGSSVQRKHQNLNPRVATFMRRIAEFESNFG
- the zgc:113210 gene encoding uncharacterized protein zgc:113210 isoform X1; amino-acid sequence: MTDIMNSVGFQTELTSIMETLAKTAVIEIGKLLQENSSLLRLEISRCTRENESLQQKCLFLEKELKAARKAAGKVKRTEASFSDGSTDTGHRPAIDNVFGKEWCLDLWRHEEESNVDQSEDTDLSSSVNTVEAVSLLDEESDMVMIKEETFDNCSSDKTEEDQNSSLRGAIQKQIKQILPELDSSKLQNVVKHLAFVVGVEKTEDLSLVEVTDLQDFLEPIQCRKLVKTFKQKDFFQESNEQKHTEITPRTEKQRTPTEITLTPLSSVESLPEQTFIPYCPSNSIWIRNFQVPWDRMSTDLAHATSTGKRARPGSRREFVRIVVAAMQVLCPNPNLAACGEVARYIVSTYPLTFGDISEEGEQLGNGYSFLQRQLKTRVEHVNRDILEHRIRRPRSLTTKRGANQDDCELKKVRYVKVDSYGCINWQPPSIPEGETPDTLEMKRKVAAEIFQSAGPRAAELPNVDDLMQQTYVYQRHMINSCPSPTISEIELHWPFLFTERGLCRHFQTLTGIDIRSRLGETFNIKAKRILRYFYSQKLRWSEEIQSFLSEIEDDGAEANNNKTAISAILLLMKHFKEKETFIFISAGEASTKMSIEKEMTLPATPRLIMLGDKLLTSSKWFISIEGRVTHSIDNQLDFMAALSVFFSCFYVFNIEYQESASTTLELIQRFFVRINPEGTKCTSKSGTSRRTGSSVQRKHQNLNPRVATFMRRIAEFESNFG